A portion of the Pseudopipra pipra isolate bDixPip1 chromosome 1, bDixPip1.hap1, whole genome shotgun sequence genome contains these proteins:
- the LOC135405333 gene encoding D-serine dehydratase-like → MDAGMDTRTDSPRRWLGAPLEQLPTPALILDQAKVRGNAERMRERCRALGLRLRPHVKTHKTLEGAALATGGTRRGIAVSTLAEGRFFAAGGFDDILYAFPAQEWHLPECAALARRLQAFQLLVDSPRGLELLRQNPLPGGKRWLVWLKLDCGNGRAGIRPTDPEALELARAIARGCPEVVTLAGVYAHCGNTYGCGDIPAVQDVARDTTKAVLAFVTRLRQEGIPCPEATIGSTPSCSHPVPEMSQLTEVHPGNYLFYDLQQTQLGSCRPEEVAIRVLTRVVGHYPHRRQLLVDCGWAALSLHGRDREPPGCAAIEGHPQLRLVGLTQEHGQVEAVDGELDFQRFPVGSTLALIPYHACATAAMHPVYFVHAGGKVVELWHPTRGW, encoded by the exons ATGGACGCGGGGATGGACACGCGGACGGACAG CCCCCGCAGGTGGCTGGGAGCCCCCCTGGAGCAGTTGCCCACCCCGGCGCTGATCCTGGACCAGGCGAAGGTGCGCGGGAACGCCGAGCGGATGCGGGAGCGGTGCCGGGCCCTGGGGCTGCGCCTGCGGCCCCACGTCAAGACACACAAAACGCT ggaaggggcagcgCTGGCCACGGGCGGGACTCGCCGCGGGATCGCGGTGTCCACGCTGGCCGAGGGGCGTTTCTTCGCCGCCGGGGGCTTCGACGACATCCTGTACGCCTTCCCGGCGCAGGAGTGGCACCTGCCGGAATGTGCCGCCCTGGCCCGGCGGCTCCAGGCCTTCCAGCTGCTCGTGGACAGCCCCCGGGGCCTGGAGCTCCTGCGCCAGAACCCCCTTCCCGGCGGGAAGCGCTGGCTCGTGTGGCTCAAGCTGGACTGCGGGAACGGCAGGG CGGGAATCCGCCCCACGGATCCCGAGGCTCTGGAGCTGGCACGGGCCATCGCCCGGGGGTGCCCGGAGGTGGTGACGCTGGCGGGGGTCTACGCCCACTGCGGGAACACCTACGGCTGCGGGGACATCCCGGCCGTGCAGGACGTCGCCAGGGACACCACCAAGGCCGTGCTGGCCTTTGTCACCAG GCTGCGGCAGGAGGGGATCCCGTGTCCCGAGGCCACCATCGGCTCCACCCCGTCCTGCAGCCACCCGGTGCCGGAGATGTCGCAGCTCACCGAGGTGCACCCGGGCAATTATCTGTTCTATG acCTGCAGCAGACCCAGCTGGGCTCGTGCCGGCCGGAGGAGGTGGCGATCCGTGTCCTCACCAGGGTGGTCGGGCACTACCCCCACCGCCGGCAGCTGCTGGTGGACTGTGGGTGGGCGGCCCTGAGCCTGCACGGCCGCGACCGGGAACCCCCGGGCTGCGCCGCCATCGAGGGGCACCCCCAGCTCAG GCTGGTGGGGCTGACCCAGGAGCACGGGCAGGTGGAGGCCGTGGACGGGGAGCTGGATTTCCAGCGGTTCCCGGTGGGAAGCACCTTGGCTCTCATCCCGTACCAC GCCTGTGCCACGGCTGCCATGCACCCCGTGTACTTCGTCCACGCTGGGGGGAAGGTGGTGGAGCTCTGGCACCCCACCCGTGGGTGGTGA